A window from Aliamphritea hakodatensis encodes these proteins:
- a CDS encoding Leu/Phe/Val dehydrogenase, giving the protein MSIFSHPEYDQHEQISCYHDPDTGLQAIIAVHNTNRGPALGGCRMWHYASDADALTDVLRLSRGMTYKSALANLDLGGGKSVIIGDPQRHKTPELLAAMGRMLERTGNRYIAAEDSGTSVADLSVMAKHTTNVAGITDRIGIDGAPCNGDPSPATAYGVFTGLKAAVQHRLGCNHLDGIKVAVQGIGNVGYRLCELLHNAGAQLYITDIHPERITQAQAEFGAIAVDGQEIYSVDADVFAPCALGAVLNDATIPLLSAKVVAGAANNQLAGQRHDLMLQERGILYAPDYALNAGGIIDLYHERIGHEHLKVRAHIETISDTLNEIFQRSAQQKRPTGEIADQLAEERFR; this is encoded by the coding sequence CCATGATCCGGACACAGGCCTACAAGCAATTATTGCTGTCCATAATACCAACCGGGGCCCTGCACTGGGCGGTTGCCGCATGTGGCATTACGCCAGCGATGCAGACGCCCTGACAGATGTATTGCGTCTGTCCCGGGGCATGACTTATAAATCCGCGCTGGCCAATCTGGACCTGGGCGGTGGTAAATCCGTCATTATCGGTGATCCGCAACGCCATAAAACACCGGAACTGCTGGCCGCAATGGGGCGAATGCTGGAACGTACCGGCAACCGTTATATCGCAGCGGAAGACTCCGGCACCAGCGTGGCTGACCTGAGTGTCATGGCCAAGCATACAACCAATGTTGCCGGCATCACCGACCGTATCGGCATTGACGGTGCCCCCTGTAACGGTGACCCGTCACCGGCCACCGCCTATGGTGTGTTTACCGGCCTGAAAGCAGCTGTTCAGCACCGTCTGGGCTGTAATCATCTGGACGGTATTAAGGTCGCCGTTCAGGGCATCGGCAATGTCGGCTACCGGCTATGCGAACTGTTGCATAACGCCGGAGCACAGCTCTATATCACTGATATTCATCCGGAACGGATCACACAGGCACAGGCTGAATTTGGAGCAATCGCCGTGGACGGACAGGAAATTTACAGCGTAGACGCAGATGTGTTCGCCCCCTGTGCACTGGGTGCCGTGCTGAACGATGCAACCATTCCCCTGCTCAGTGCCAAAGTTGTTGCCGGTGCCGCCAATAACCAGCTGGCTGGACAGCGTCACGATCTGATGTTGCAGGAACGGGGCATTCTCTACGCGCCGGACTATGCCCTGAATGCCGGCGGTATTATTGACCTCTACCATGAACGTATTGGCCATGAACACCTGAAAGTCCGGGCACATATTGAAACGATCAGTGACACACTGAATGAAATCTTTCAGCGATCAGCACAACAGAAACGCCCTACCGGCGAGATTGCCGATCAACTGGCAGAAGAACGTTTCAGATAA
- a CDS encoding L-serine ammonia-lyase produces the protein MPLSIFDLYKVGVGPSSSHTVGPMVAANRFLDSLDALQLMDQIASVKVALYGSLAMTGVGHATDVATMVGLLGEAPDTVDPDMIPQYIREIEAQGVIRLAGTHAVPFIKSEHLPFHFGESLPKHPNGMRFFAYDAAGVILHDAIFYSVGGGFVLSDAEADQQGAGAEPAVRVPYHFDNGEELLALCDSNNMTIAELIQKNELAFHDQQTVTVRLRQIWDVMDACIKRGCNEKGDLPGGLDLKRRAPVLYQELQDDSQAALQDQLAVMDWVNLFAIAVNEENAAGGRVVTAPTNGAAGVIPAVLAYYDRFVPGADEKGIFDFLATSAAIGMLYKKNASISAAEVGCQGEIGVACSMAAGALCAVMGGTVQQVENAAEIGMEHNLGLTCDPIAGLVQVPCIERNTMGAVKAINAARLALRGDGEHHVSLDSVIETMRQTGLDMQDKYKETSQGGLAVNVVAC, from the coding sequence ATGCCGTTAAGTATTTTTGACTTATATAAAGTAGGTGTGGGGCCCTCAAGTTCTCATACAGTTGGACCGATGGTCGCGGCAAACCGTTTCCTGGATTCACTCGACGCATTACAGCTTATGGATCAGATCGCCAGCGTTAAAGTAGCGTTATACGGTTCCCTGGCAATGACCGGTGTGGGCCATGCAACCGATGTGGCGACCATGGTCGGGTTGCTGGGCGAAGCCCCGGATACTGTAGATCCGGACATGATTCCACAGTATATCCGCGAGATCGAAGCGCAGGGTGTGATCCGGCTAGCGGGTACACATGCCGTACCTTTTATTAAGTCTGAACATCTGCCGTTCCATTTTGGCGAGTCTTTGCCCAAGCATCCGAACGGAATGCGCTTCTTTGCCTATGATGCCGCCGGTGTGATTTTACATGATGCTATCTTTTATTCTGTCGGCGGTGGTTTTGTTCTGAGTGACGCCGAAGCCGATCAGCAGGGGGCCGGTGCTGAACCGGCTGTTCGCGTGCCATATCACTTTGATAATGGCGAAGAGCTGCTTGCGTTGTGTGACAGCAATAATATGACCATCGCAGAACTGATACAGAAGAATGAACTGGCGTTCCATGATCAGCAAACGGTGACAGTCAGGCTGCGTCAGATCTGGGATGTAATGGACGCCTGTATTAAGCGTGGCTGCAATGAAAAGGGTGATTTACCCGGTGGCCTGGATCTTAAACGCCGTGCACCTGTTTTATATCAAGAACTGCAGGATGATAGTCAGGCAGCATTACAGGATCAACTGGCCGTCATGGACTGGGTTAACCTGTTCGCCATTGCTGTGAACGAGGAAAACGCTGCCGGAGGCCGCGTGGTGACTGCTCCGACGAATGGTGCGGCAGGTGTTATTCCGGCGGTTCTGGCCTACTACGACCGTTTTGTACCGGGTGCCGATGAAAAGGGCATCTTTGATTTTCTGGCAACATCAGCAGCTATTGGCATGCTGTATAAAAAGAATGCCTCGATTTCGGCAGCTGAAGTGGGCTGTCAGGGTGAGATTGGTGTTGCCTGTTCCATGGCGGCCGGTGCGTTATGCGCAGTCATGGGCGGCACGGTTCAGCAGGTGGAGAACGCCGCTGAAATCGGTATGGAACATAACCTGGGGCTGACCTGTGATCCGATTGCCGGTCTGGTGCAGGTGCCCTGTATTGAACGAAACACGATGGGAGCGGTGAAGGCGATTAACGCTGCCCGCCTGGCGCTGCGAGGCGACGGTGAGCACCACGTTTCCCTGGATTCAGTCATCGAGACCATGCGTCAGACAGGGCTGGATATGCAAGATAAGTATAAAGAAACGTCCCAGGGCGGTTTGGCTGTTAACGTTGTTGCCTGTTAA
- a CDS encoding helix-turn-helix domain-containing protein, with amino-acid sequence MSEKPSFLQSEKTLEVSTQSPNAEAMVEPLELGKRVREIRLSQNLTLEEASKLTGLARSTLSKIENEQISPTFTAVNKLVKGLGIDIPQLFSQPKQKAPGSGGRRDITRKGEGRPHPTPTYEHELLATQLSSKKMVPFRTTVRTHSWDEYQDWIRHDGEEFLFVISGSIMFYTEFYEPIELHTGDSAYYDCEMGHALVSTSEEDAEVLWVTA; translated from the coding sequence ATGTCCGAAAAACCGTCTTTTCTGCAATCTGAAAAAACCCTGGAAGTCAGTACCCAGTCTCCCAATGCTGAAGCAATGGTGGAGCCGCTTGAACTGGGTAAACGGGTTCGTGAAATCCGCTTAAGTCAAAATCTGACCTTAGAAGAAGCCAGCAAGCTGACCGGTCTGGCACGCTCAACTCTGTCAAAGATCGAAAATGAACAGATCTCCCCTACCTTCACCGCTGTTAACAAGCTGGTAAAAGGCCTGGGCATTGATATTCCCCAGCTGTTCAGCCAGCCAAAACAGAAAGCACCCGGCAGCGGTGGCCGCCGCGATATCACCCGTAAAGGTGAAGGTCGCCCCCACCCGACGCCAACCTATGAGCATGAACTGCTGGCCACTCAGCTGAGCAGTAAAAAAATGGTACCGTTCCGTACCACAGTCCGCACCCATTCATGGGACGAATACCAGGACTGGATTCGCCACGACGGTGAAGAGTTCCTGTTCGTCATCAGTGGCAGCATCATGTTTTACACTGAGTTCTATGAGCCCATTGAACTGCACACCGGTGACAGCGCTTACTATGATTGCGAAATGGGTCATGCACTGGTTTCTACCAGCGAAGAAGACGCTGAAGTACTGTGGGTTACTGCTTAA
- a CDS encoding VOC family protein, translated as MTHSVFSHVTLGSNDLSKSAAFYDAVMPTLGLHRIPKPEGKPPAYARPVKEGDGFELPYIYIYSPYDGASASVGNGSHLALQAGSSDAVKRFYEAALENGGCDEGAPGIRGHYGDNYFAAYVRDPDGNKLQAVCYL; from the coding sequence ATGACACACAGCGTATTCAGTCATGTGACCCTGGGGTCTAATGATTTATCAAAATCAGCCGCATTTTATGATGCGGTAATGCCCACACTGGGGCTGCACAGAATCCCTAAGCCTGAAGGTAAGCCACCCGCTTATGCGCGGCCTGTAAAAGAGGGGGATGGGTTTGAACTGCCTTATATTTATATTTACTCCCCCTATGACGGTGCGTCTGCCAGCGTGGGAAATGGCAGCCATCTGGCGTTACAGGCAGGTTCCTCTGATGCGGTTAAGAGGTTTTATGAAGCGGCATTGGAAAACGGGGGCTGTGATGAAGGAGCGCCCGGCATACGCGGGCATTACGGTGATAACTATTTTGCTGCGTACGTGCGTGACCCGGATGGTAACAAGCTGCAAGCGGTGTGTTATCTGTAG
- the gcvH gene encoding glycine cleavage system protein GcvH, giving the protein MSIPANYRFAPSHEWVLDNGDGTVTVGISDHAQELLGDVVFVELPEVGREVAAGEEFSLVESVKAASDIYAAVGGEVVEVNEALEDEPDLVNSEPFEGGWIAKLKVADAAELEKLLDAEAYAATIAEEA; this is encoded by the coding sequence ATGAGCATTCCTGCAAACTATCGCTTCGCCCCTAGCCACGAGTGGGTTCTGGACAACGGTGACGGCACCGTAACAGTTGGTATTTCTGACCACGCTCAGGAGCTGCTGGGTGACGTTGTATTCGTTGAACTGCCTGAAGTTGGCCGTGAAGTTGCTGCTGGCGAAGAGTTCTCTCTGGTTGAGTCTGTAAAAGCGGCTTCTGACATCTACGCTGCAGTTGGCGGTGAAGTTGTTGAAGTGAACGAAGCGCTGGAAGACGAGCCGGATCTGGTAAACAGCGAGCCTTTCGAAGGCGGTTGGATTGCTAAACTGAAAGTGGCTGATGCTGCTGAACTGGAAAAGCTGCTGGATGCTGAAGCATACGCAGCAACGATTGCCGAAGAAGCCTAA
- a CDS encoding alanine/glycine:cation symporter family protein yields METLTSIIGEINSIVWGPMMLVLILGVGLFLMLGLRLMPILKLGTGFSLLWKGRTSEQGEEKEGEISPFQALMTALSATVGTGNIAGVATAVFLGGPGALFWMWCTALVGMATKYSEAVLAVKYREVDEEGNHVGGPMYYIKNGLGNKWAWLGTVFAVFAAVAAFGIGNTVQSNSVADVIHANFSIPTWVTGVVLMVLVGLVLIGGIKRIGNVAGSLVPIMAIAYLTAGLIVLGINSEAIPAALDMVFTHAFTGTAAEGGFAGAAVWMAIRFGVARGVFSNEAGLGSAPIAHAAAQTKSPVRQGLVAMLGTFIDTLIICSITGLVIITSGEWTSGVSGAALTSAAFASALPGLGNYLIAISLAIFAFTTIIGWSFYGERSIEYLFGVKAVKPYRVLWILAVPLGAVVSLDFIWLVADTLNAMMAIPNLIALALLSPIVFKLTREFFDNKENG; encoded by the coding sequence ATGGAAACGTTAACTTCGATTATTGGTGAGATTAATAGCATCGTTTGGGGTCCAATGATGCTGGTCTTGATCTTAGGTGTCGGCTTATTCCTGATGTTAGGTTTACGTCTGATGCCAATCCTTAAGCTGGGTACAGGTTTCAGCCTTCTTTGGAAAGGCCGTACCAGCGAACAAGGTGAAGAAAAAGAGGGCGAGATCTCTCCATTTCAGGCGCTGATGACTGCGCTTTCTGCGACTGTAGGTACTGGTAATATTGCCGGTGTTGCTACAGCGGTATTTCTGGGTGGCCCTGGCGCCCTGTTCTGGATGTGGTGTACTGCTCTGGTAGGTATGGCTACTAAGTACTCCGAGGCTGTTCTGGCGGTTAAATACCGTGAAGTCGACGAAGAAGGCAACCATGTTGGTGGCCCGATGTACTACATCAAAAACGGTCTGGGTAACAAGTGGGCCTGGCTGGGTACTGTTTTCGCAGTATTCGCTGCGGTAGCTGCTTTCGGTATCGGTAACACTGTACAGTCTAACTCTGTTGCAGACGTTATCCACGCTAACTTCAGCATCCCTACCTGGGTAACAGGTGTTGTGCTGATGGTTCTGGTTGGTCTGGTACTGATCGGTGGTATCAAGCGTATCGGTAATGTTGCCGGTTCTCTGGTACCTATCATGGCAATTGCTTACCTGACTGCCGGTCTGATCGTTCTGGGTATCAACTCTGAAGCGATCCCTGCTGCGCTGGACATGGTATTCACTCACGCGTTCACTGGTACTGCTGCTGAAGGTGGTTTCGCAGGTGCTGCTGTGTGGATGGCGATCCGCTTCGGTGTTGCACGTGGTGTATTCTCTAACGAAGCAGGTCTGGGTTCTGCGCCTATTGCACACGCTGCTGCGCAAACCAAGAGTCCTGTTCGTCAGGGTCTGGTCGCAATGCTGGGTACATTCATTGATACACTGATCATCTGTTCTATCACAGGTCTGGTAATCATTACCTCCGGTGAATGGACTTCAGGTGTATCCGGTGCAGCGCTGACATCTGCGGCATTCGCAAGTGCTCTGCCTGGCCTGGGTAACTACCTGATTGCAATCTCTCTGGCTATCTTCGCCTTCACTACAATCATCGGCTGGTCTTTCTACGGTGAGCGTTCTATCGAATATCTGTTCGGTGTGAAAGCAGTTAAGCCTTACCGTGTACTTTGGATCCTGGCTGTACCTTTAGGTGCAGTAGTTAGCCTGGATTTCATCTGGCTGGTAGCGGATACGCTGAACGCTATGATGGCAATTCCTAACCTGATCGCTCTGGCACTGTTGAGCCCGATCGTATTCAAGTTGACCCGGGAATTCTTTGACAACAAAGAAAACGGTTAA
- a CDS encoding serine hydroxymethyltransferase, which translates to MSHNDQALEAFFSQDLAAADAELMASVNEEFVRQENQIELIASENIVSKAVMQAQGTVLTNKYAEGYPGRRYYGGCEYVDKAEGLAIERAKTLFNCEFINVQPHSGAQANGAVMLALLQPGDTVLGMSLDAGGHLTHGARPALSGKWFKAEQYGVSEKDCRIDYDAVEKQAVECQPKLIIAGGSAIPREIDFARFREIADKVGAYLMVDMAHIAGLVATGVHPSPLPHAHVVTTTTHKTLRGPRGGMILSNDLDIGKKINSAVFPGLQGGPLMHVIAAKAVAFGEALRPEFKTYIQQVVANAQALAEVMVERGCAVVTDGTDTHLMLVDLRPKGLKGNAVEDALERAGITCNKNGIPFDSEKPMITSGIRLGTPAGTSRGFGEEEFRLIGNLINDVLDGLVANPDDNSEVEAKVRTQVEALCQKFPLYR; encoded by the coding sequence ATGAGTCATAACGATCAGGCCCTTGAAGCCTTTTTCAGCCAGGATCTGGCAGCTGCTGATGCCGAGCTGATGGCATCTGTCAACGAAGAGTTTGTCCGTCAGGAAAACCAGATCGAGCTGATTGCTTCTGAAAACATTGTTTCCAAAGCAGTGATGCAGGCGCAGGGTACTGTACTGACTAACAAGTACGCTGAAGGTTACCCGGGCCGTCGTTACTACGGTGGTTGCGAGTACGTTGATAAGGCAGAAGGCCTGGCAATTGAGCGTGCTAAAACGCTGTTCAACTGTGAATTCATTAACGTTCAGCCGCACTCCGGTGCTCAGGCGAACGGCGCGGTTATGCTGGCGCTGCTGCAGCCGGGCGACACTGTTCTGGGTATGTCTCTGGATGCCGGTGGTCACCTGACGCACGGTGCACGTCCTGCACTGTCTGGTAAATGGTTTAAAGCAGAACAGTACGGTGTGTCTGAAAAAGACTGCCGTATTGATTACGATGCGGTTGAGAAGCAGGCAGTTGAATGCCAGCCTAAACTGATCATTGCTGGCGGTTCTGCTATTCCACGTGAAATTGATTTTGCCCGTTTCCGTGAAATCGCTGACAAGGTTGGCGCATACCTGATGGTCGACATGGCGCACATCGCCGGTCTGGTTGCGACAGGTGTACACCCAAGCCCGCTGCCACACGCGCACGTTGTGACAACGACTACTCATAAAACCCTGCGTGGACCACGTGGCGGTATGATCCTGTCTAACGATCTGGATATCGGTAAGAAGATTAACTCTGCTGTATTCCCGGGTCTGCAGGGCGGTCCTCTGATGCACGTGATTGCTGCAAAGGCTGTTGCATTCGGTGAAGCGCTGCGTCCTGAATTTAAAACGTACATCCAGCAGGTTGTTGCTAACGCACAGGCGCTGGCTGAGGTTATGGTTGAGCGTGGCTGTGCGGTTGTCACCGACGGTACTGACACTCACCTGATGCTGGTTGATTTACGGCCTAAAGGCCTGAAAGGTAATGCGGTAGAAGACGCTCTTGAGCGTGCCGGCATTACCTGTAACAAGAACGGTATTCCGTTCGACTCTGAAAAACCAATGATCACGTCCGGTATCCGTCTGGGTACACCTGCCGGTACCAGCCGTGGTTTTGGTGAAGAAGAATTCCGCTTGATCGGTAATCTGATCAACGATGTCTTGGACGGCTTAGTGGCTAACCCTGACGACAATTCTGAGGTAGAGGCCAAGGTTCGCACCCAGGTGGAAGCTTTGTGCCAGAAATTCCCTCTTTACCGTTAA
- the gcvP gene encoding aminomethyl-transferring glycine dehydrogenase, with the protein MATDTHTLGDLLQTGDFTRRHVGPDAEQTREMLDSLGVSSLDELIEKTVPDSIRLDDALTMDDSVTESDALAYLKTLASENVVNKSYIGMGYSNTKVPNVILRNVLENPGWYTAYTPYQPEIAQGRLEALLNYQQMVMDLTGMDLANASLLDEATAAAEAMTLCKRSNRKKTDVYFVADDVHPQTIAVIKTRAEYFGYDVVVGNPLTDLEAADAFGAQLQYPSTYGDIHDIKAVIEQAKAQKTMVAVATDLLALMLLKSPGELGADVVLGSAQRFGVPMGFGGPHAAFFAASEKLKRSVPGRIIGVSVDTSGNQALRMAMQTREQHIRREKANSNICTAQALLANMASFYTVYHGPQGLKTIAERVHRLTAILANGLRSKGVALNDTYFDTLTLTLPETAAEVYQRGLDNGCNLRNVAADKLGISLDETTTAADVAQLFDIVLGEGHGLDVAALDADIVGGAATGISAEQRREDAVLSHPVFNSYHSETDMLRYMKKLENKDYSLVHGMIPLGSCTMKLNATAEMIPVTWPEFANMHPFAPEDQTQGYLKMINELEADLVEITGYDNVSMQPNSGAQGEYAGLLAIRKYQEANGEGHRNVCLIPSSAHGTNPASAAMMGMKVVITECDANGNVDVADMRAKAELHKDNLSALMITYPSTHGVYEEEIVEICDIIHQNGGQVYMDGANMNAQVGISKPGVIGSDVSHLNLHKTFAIPHGGGGPGVGPIGVKSHLAPYLPGHQVSPTGVVSADNGAVAAAPYGSGAILPITWAYIKMLGKSGLKRSTQMAILNANYMTEQLAAHYPVLYRGRNNKVAHECIVDIRPLKESSGVSEEDIAKRLMDYGFHAPTMSFPVAGTLMIEPTESESKVEIDRFVDALVQIRDEINKVESGVWPADNNPLRNAPHTQADVMSADWERPYSREEAVFPNAATRANKFWPATNRIDNVYGDRNFICSCPGVDSYRDE; encoded by the coding sequence ATGGCTACAGATACTCATACCCTGGGTGATCTATTACAGACGGGTGATTTCACCCGCCGTCACGTCGGCCCGGATGCTGAACAAACCCGCGAAATGCTGGATTCCCTGGGCGTTAGCTCTTTAGATGAGCTGATTGAAAAAACCGTTCCGGACTCGATCCGTCTGGATGATGCCCTGACGATGGATGACAGCGTTACTGAAAGTGATGCCCTTGCATACCTGAAGACTCTTGCCAGTGAAAACGTGGTAAATAAGTCTTACATCGGTATGGGTTATAGCAACACCAAGGTACCAAACGTTATTTTACGTAATGTTCTGGAAAACCCGGGTTGGTACACCGCTTATACGCCTTATCAGCCTGAGATTGCTCAGGGCCGTCTTGAAGCACTGCTGAACTATCAGCAGATGGTAATGGACCTGACCGGCATGGATCTGGCGAACGCGTCTCTGCTGGATGAAGCAACTGCTGCTGCAGAAGCCATGACGCTGTGCAAGCGTTCTAACCGCAAGAAGACTGACGTTTACTTTGTGGCTGACGATGTTCACCCACAAACCATCGCTGTTATCAAAACCCGTGCTGAATACTTCGGCTACGACGTGGTTGTCGGTAACCCGCTGACTGATCTGGAAGCTGCAGACGCTTTCGGTGCTCAGCTGCAATACCCAAGCACATACGGCGATATTCACGACATTAAAGCCGTTATCGAACAGGCAAAAGCTCAGAAGACCATGGTTGCTGTTGCGACTGACCTGCTGGCGCTGATGTTACTGAAGTCACCGGGCGAACTGGGTGCAGACGTTGTACTGGGTTCTGCTCAGCGTTTCGGTGTACCAATGGGCTTTGGTGGCCCACACGCTGCTTTCTTCGCTGCCAGTGAAAAACTGAAGCGTTCTGTTCCTGGCCGTATCATCGGTGTATCTGTTGATACCAGCGGTAATCAGGCGCTGCGTATGGCGATGCAGACCCGTGAGCAGCATATCCGTCGTGAGAAAGCTAACTCAAACATCTGTACTGCTCAGGCGCTGTTGGCAAACATGGCGTCTTTCTACACAGTTTACCACGGTCCGCAAGGTCTGAAGACCATTGCTGAGCGTGTACACCGTCTGACTGCGATCCTGGCGAACGGCCTGCGCAGCAAGGGCGTTGCTCTGAATGACACGTACTTTGATACCCTGACCCTGACGTTGCCTGAAACCGCTGCTGAGGTTTATCAGCGTGGTCTGGATAACGGTTGTAACCTGCGTAATGTTGCTGCTGATAAGCTGGGCATCTCTCTGGACGAAACCACTACTGCTGCTGATGTTGCACAGTTGTTTGATATTGTTCTGGGTGAAGGTCACGGCCTGGACGTTGCTGCACTGGATGCTGACATCGTTGGTGGTGCTGCGACTGGTATCTCTGCTGAACAGCGTCGTGAAGATGCGGTTCTGTCACACCCTGTATTCAACAGCTACCACAGCGAAACTGACATGCTGCGGTACATGAAGAAGCTGGAAAACAAAGACTACTCGCTGGTTCACGGTATGATCCCACTGGGATCTTGTACTATGAAGCTGAACGCGACTGCAGAAATGATTCCGGTTACCTGGCCTGAATTCGCTAACATGCACCCGTTCGCGCCGGAAGATCAGACTCAGGGTTACCTGAAAATGATCAACGAACTGGAAGCTGATCTGGTTGAGATCACCGGTTACGACAACGTTTCTATGCAGCCTAACTCCGGTGCACAGGGCGAATACGCCGGTCTGCTGGCGATCCGTAAGTATCAGGAAGCAAACGGTGAAGGTCACCGTAACGTATGTCTGATTCCTTCATCAGCACACGGTACTAACCCTGCATCTGCAGCCATGATGGGCATGAAAGTTGTGATCACTGAATGTGATGCCAACGGTAACGTTGATGTTGCTGACATGCGTGCTAAAGCTGAACTGCATAAAGACAACCTGTCTGCACTGATGATCACTTACCCGTCTACCCACGGTGTATACGAAGAAGAGATCGTTGAAATCTGTGACATCATTCACCAAAACGGTGGTCAGGTGTACATGGACGGTGCCAACATGAACGCTCAGGTGGGTATTTCCAAGCCAGGCGTTATCGGTTCTGATGTATCTCACCTGAACCTGCACAAAACGTTCGCTATCCCGCACGGTGGCGGTGGTCCGGGTGTTGGTCCTATCGGTGTTAAGAGCCACCTGGCACCATACCTGCCTGGTCATCAGGTCAGCCCGACCGGTGTGGTCAGTGCTGACAACGGTGCTGTCGCAGCAGCGCCTTATGGTAGCGGCGCGATCCTGCCGATTACCTGGGCATACATTAAGATGCTGGGTAAGTCTGGCCTGAAGCGTTCCACGCAGATGGCGATCCTGAATGCCAACTACATGACTGAGCAGCTGGCGGCACACTACCCGGTTCTGTACCGTGGCCGTAACAACAAGGTTGCGCACGAGTGCATCGTTGATATCCGTCCGCTGAAAGAGTCTTCCGGTGTATCTGAAGAAGATATCGCGAAGCGTCTGATGGACTACGGTTTCCACGCACCGACGATGTCTTTCCCGGTTGCCGGTACCTTGATGATCGAGCCGACTGAATCTGAGTCCAAGGTTGAGATCGACCGTTTCGTGGATGCTCTGGTTCAGATCCGTGATGAGATCAACAAGGTTGAGTCTGGTGTATGGCCTGCGGATAACAACCCGCTGCGCAATGCGCCTCACACTCAGGCTGATGTAATGAGCGCAGACTGGGAACGTCCTTACTCCCGTGAAGAAGCGGTATTCCCGAATGCTGCTACCCGCGCGAATAAGTTCTGGCCAGCGACTAACCGTATCGACAACGTTTACGGTGACCGTAACTTCATCTGTTCCTGCCCGGGTGTAGACAGCTACCGCGACGAGTAA
- the gcvT gene encoding glycine cleavage system aminomethyltransferase GcvT — protein sequence MSELHKTALYDLHLELGAKMVPFAGYDMPVQYPLGVKKEHLHCRDNAGLFDVSHMGQVKLVGQNAAAVLEKLVPVDIIDLPVGKQRYALFTNEEGGIMDDLMVANYGDHLYLVVNAACKEQDIAHLQANLSDGVTLEIMENRSLVALQGLKAAEALGRICPEVHDLVFMDSRALTIDGVDCLISRSGYTGEDGYEISIPSDQAEALVRRILAEPEVEPIGLGARDSLRLESGLCLYGHDLDQTTTPVEGSLLWAISKCRRADGERAGGFPGADIIFEQIATKNISRKRVGMIAQGKAPIREGADITDAEGNKIGVVTSGSFGPTLGVPITMGYVATAHAALGTEVYANVRGKALPMVVSKAPFIEQRYYRG from the coding sequence ATGTCTGAACTGCACAAAACAGCTTTGTATGACCTGCACCTGGAACTGGGCGCGAAAATGGTACCTTTCGCGGGTTATGATATGCCTGTTCAGTACCCATTAGGTGTGAAGAAAGAACACCTGCACTGCCGTGACAACGCCGGTCTGTTTGATGTTTCTCACATGGGTCAGGTAAAGCTGGTTGGTCAAAACGCTGCAGCGGTACTGGAAAAGCTGGTACCTGTAGACATTATTGATCTGCCCGTTGGCAAGCAGCGTTACGCGCTGTTCACCAACGAAGAAGGCGGCATCATGGACGACCTGATGGTTGCTAACTACGGCGACCACCTGTATCTGGTTGTTAACGCTGCCTGCAAAGAGCAGGACATCGCTCACCTGCAGGCAAACCTGTCTGACGGTGTAACCCTGGAAATCATGGAAAACCGCTCTCTGGTCGCTCTGCAGGGCCTGAAGGCTGCTGAAGCACTGGGTCGCATCTGTCCTGAAGTACACGATCTGGTATTCATGGATTCCCGTGCACTGACCATTGACGGCGTTGACTGCCTGATCAGCCGTTCCGGTTACACCGGCGAAGACGGCTACGAAATATCTATCCCGAGTGATCAGGCTGAAGCCCTGGTTCGCCGCATTCTGGCTGAGCCTGAAGTTGAGCCAATCGGCCTGGGTGCCCGTGACTCCCTGCGTCTGGAATCCGGCCTGTGCCTGTACGGCCACGACCTGGATCAGACCACTACCCCTGTTGAAGGCAGCCTGCTGTGGGCGATCAGCAAGTGTCGCCGTGCAGACGGCGAACGTGCTGGCGGCTTCCCTGGCGCTGACATCATCTTCGAACAGATCGCGACCAAGAACATCAGCCGCAAGCGCGTTGGCATGATTGCTCAGGGTAAAGCCCCTATCCGTGAAGGCGCTGACATCACCGACGCGGAAGGTAACAAGATCGGCGTAGTTACCAGCGGTTCTTTCGGACCGACTCTGGGTGTGCCAATTACCATGGGTTATGTCGCAACTGCGCACGCAGCTCTGGGCACTGAAGTATATGCTAACGTCCGCGGTAAAGCTTTGCCTATGGTGGTGTCCAAAGCACCATTCATCGAACAACGCTACTATCGCGGTTAA